From Virgibacillus natechei, the proteins below share one genomic window:
- the pstA gene encoding phosphate ABC transporter permease PstA, which translates to MKYVDASLVKKRLNTRLLKNSLFKSLFFLATLFGLVVLAVLIIRVVTQGIGWIDWNFLTGRLSTDADRAGIMGPLLGTSWLMLVVIPVTLFLGVGTAIYLELYAKKGKLQSIIATNISNLAGVPSIVYGLLGLTVFVRAMDFGNVVLAGGLTLSLLVLPIVIVSAQEAIRAVPDHLSEASYGMGATKWQTVKNILLPTALPGILTGAILALSRAIGETAPLTVLGIPALLLPFPEGLFDTFTALPMQIYYWTLDSSLVDEYAYLASATIIILLVLMFLLNAIAVFIRNKFQHRY; encoded by the coding sequence ATGAAATATGTTGATGCATCACTAGTTAAAAAGAGACTAAACACGAGGCTACTAAAAAACAGCCTATTTAAATCACTGTTTTTCCTAGCCACATTATTCGGTCTTGTGGTCCTCGCTGTCTTAATCATTCGTGTGGTGACACAAGGCATTGGGTGGATCGATTGGAACTTTCTTACAGGAAGATTATCAACGGATGCTGATCGTGCCGGCATTATGGGGCCCCTACTTGGAACGTCCTGGTTAATGCTTGTCGTTATTCCGGTTACGTTGTTTTTAGGAGTCGGTACAGCCATTTACCTGGAATTATATGCAAAAAAAGGAAAGTTACAGTCCATCATTGCAACAAACATCTCAAACCTGGCGGGTGTGCCCTCCATTGTTTATGGACTATTAGGGCTAACCGTCTTCGTCCGGGCAATGGACTTTGGAAATGTCGTATTAGCCGGTGGTCTGACCCTGTCCCTGCTCGTACTTCCTATTGTCATTGTTTCAGCGCAGGAAGCAATCCGGGCAGTTCCAGACCATTTAAGTGAAGCATCTTACGGAATGGGAGCTACCAAATGGCAAACGGTTAAGAACATCCTATTACCTACAGCATTACCTGGTATTTTAACCGGAGCAATATTAGCACTGTCCCGCGCCATCGGGGAAACAGCTCCACTGACGGTGCTTGGAATTCCAGCGCTATTACTTCCCTTCCCGGAAGGACTATTTGACACATTTACAGCACTACCAATGCAGATTTACTATTGGACATTAGACTCGTCCCTTGTTGATGAATATGCATATTTGGCATCTGCAACCATTATCATATTGCTCGTATTAATGTTCCTGTTGAACGCTATTGCCGTATTTATAAGAAATAAGTTTCAGCATCGGTATTAA
- the pstB gene encoding phosphate ABC transporter ATP-binding protein PstB — protein MSPVLEQKVELKLVGTEDSTDLNKKSVYDTNDLNLWYGDTHALKDINLSIYEKEVTAIIGPSGCGKSTFIKTLNRMVELVPSVRTSGNITYKDKNILDKSFKVEDLRTRVGMVFQKPNPFPKSIYDNIAYGPKIHGIRNKKILDEIVEQSLRRASIWDEVKDRLHENAYGLSGGQQQRLCIARCLAIEPEVILMDEPTSSLDPKSTLRIEELVQDLKKEYSIIIVTHNMQQAARISDKTAFFLHGEVIEFDKTDTIFNNPVDSRTEDYISGRFG, from the coding sequence ATGAGCCCAGTATTAGAACAGAAAGTAGAGCTAAAATTAGTAGGTACGGAGGATTCCACGGATCTGAATAAAAAAAGCGTCTATGACACCAATGACCTAAACCTATGGTATGGTGATACGCACGCATTAAAAGATATTAATTTGTCTATCTATGAAAAGGAAGTAACAGCAATTATCGGGCCTTCAGGCTGCGGAAAGTCCACGTTTATCAAGACATTAAATCGCATGGTGGAACTCGTCCCGAGCGTTCGAACAAGTGGGAATATAACGTATAAGGACAAAAACATTCTCGATAAGTCCTTTAAAGTAGAGGACTTACGAACACGAGTGGGAATGGTCTTTCAAAAGCCGAACCCTTTTCCAAAATCCATTTACGACAATATTGCATACGGCCCGAAAATCCACGGCATCCGGAATAAGAAAATTTTAGATGAAATTGTCGAACAAAGCCTTCGCCGTGCTTCCATCTGGGATGAGGTAAAAGATCGACTGCATGAAAATGCATACGGGCTTTCAGGCGGGCAACAGCAACGTCTATGTATTGCTCGTTGCTTAGCCATAGAGCCTGAAGTTATTTTAATGGATGAACCGACATCCTCCCTTGACCCGAAGTCTACACTACGAATTGAAGAGCTTGTTCAGGATCTTAAAAAAGAATATTCCATTATCATTGTTACACACAACATGCAGCAGGCTGCCCGCATCTCAGATAAAACAGCCTTCTTCTTACATGGAGAAGTGATTGAATTTGATAAAACAGATACGATTTTTAATAATCCAGTTGACAGTCGTACAGAGGATTATATTTCTGGGAGATTTGGGTAA
- a CDS encoding toxic anion resistance protein, with amino-acid sequence MNDQTEQKRPKEIEDLLSNPFGNTENATQATNVPDERDKPQRQFDLLDEGSRQKAIQLAEQIDSDNYQAITQFGTEAQNKLLNFSHSMLEHLQHNDVGEIGAILEDLMKKLEQVNPEELRSEKRGLLSRIFGKVQGSVNEVLSKHQKTGAQIDRISVKLDHYKSALTKDNDTLQEVFDKNKDYFEALNIYIAAGEVKLEELENKSIPKLKQQAEQSQDQMDVQEVNDKMQFVERLDKRMHDLKLSRQITTQSAPQIRLIQNTNQALVEKIQSSILTAIPLWKNQIAIALTLIRQRHAVEAQKQVSNTTNELLERNSEMLKTNSIETAKENERGLVDIETLKKTQEDLVTTIEETMQIQSEGREKRQQAEKELATMENELKGKLLELK; translated from the coding sequence ATGAATGATCAAACTGAACAGAAACGACCTAAAGAAATAGAAGATTTACTGTCAAATCCGTTTGGTAATACTGAAAATGCCACACAAGCTACGAACGTCCCAGATGAACGGGACAAGCCACAAAGGCAGTTTGATTTATTGGATGAAGGAAGCAGGCAAAAAGCCATTCAGTTGGCAGAACAGATTGATTCAGATAACTACCAGGCTATTACTCAATTTGGAACAGAGGCTCAGAACAAACTGCTGAACTTTTCCCATTCGATGCTAGAGCACCTCCAACATAATGATGTCGGAGAAATTGGCGCGATACTGGAAGATTTAATGAAAAAATTGGAGCAAGTAAATCCAGAAGAATTGCGGTCGGAGAAGCGAGGTCTATTATCCCGTATTTTTGGAAAAGTGCAAGGGTCGGTAAATGAAGTTCTCTCAAAACATCAAAAAACGGGTGCGCAAATTGATCGAATCAGTGTCAAACTGGATCATTATAAAAGTGCATTAACAAAGGATAACGACACGCTTCAAGAAGTGTTTGATAAAAACAAAGACTATTTCGAGGCGTTAAATATATACATTGCTGCGGGTGAAGTGAAACTGGAGGAACTGGAGAATAAATCCATTCCAAAGCTGAAGCAACAAGCGGAACAGAGTCAGGATCAGATGGATGTTCAGGAGGTAAACGATAAAATGCAATTTGTCGAGCGACTTGATAAACGTATGCATGATTTGAAATTAAGCAGGCAAATCACCACACAAAGTGCGCCGCAAATTCGCCTCATCCAAAATACGAACCAGGCATTGGTCGAAAAAATTCAATCATCTATCTTGACTGCGATCCCGTTATGGAAGAACCAAATAGCAATTGCACTCACACTTATTCGCCAGCGACATGCGGTTGAAGCGCAGAAACAGGTGTCCAATACAACGAATGAATTACTCGAAAGAAATTCAGAAATGCTGAAAACCAATTCCATTGAAACGGCAAAGGAAAATGAGCGCGGCCTTGTCGATATTGAAACATTAAAGAAAACGCAGGAAGATTTGGTCACGACCATTGAAGAAACCATGCAGATTCAATCAGAAGGAAGAGAGAAACGCCAGCAAGCAGAAAAAGAATTAGCCACGATGGAAAATGAGTTGAAAGGGAAGCTGCTTGAATTGAAGTAG
- a CDS encoding 5-bromo-4-chloroindolyl phosphate hydrolysis family protein: MKAFLQFVLRTMSATSVVVLIGLISLLALDQTIWMATLYAMISGVAVYISMKQLTNFRYRRENGLSRSEYKYIDKNLKEAKEKITRLNRSLRKVGSFGHAKQNFEILVTVRKIYSNTKKEPKRFYKAEAFYYEHLDSLVALTEKYAYLSEQPSKTNEMDKSLENTRHTIAIMNETVKKDLQIMLNDDLNTLDFELDVAKQSINRWKKPDRRPLK; this comes from the coding sequence ATGAAAGCATTTCTTCAATTTGTATTACGAACGATGTCCGCTACTTCTGTAGTTGTATTGATAGGGCTGATTAGTCTGTTGGCCTTGGATCAGACAATCTGGATGGCTACTCTATATGCCATGATCAGTGGTGTTGCTGTCTATATTTCCATGAAACAGCTTACGAATTTTCGCTATCGGCGAGAAAATGGTCTCAGTCGTAGCGAGTATAAATATATTGATAAAAACTTGAAGGAAGCAAAAGAAAAGATAACACGCCTGAATCGGTCATTACGGAAAGTTGGTAGTTTCGGGCATGCAAAGCAAAATTTTGAAATTCTGGTCACGGTACGAAAGATTTACTCGAACACAAAAAAGGAGCCGAAGCGCTTTTATAAAGCAGAAGCCTTTTACTATGAACATTTGGATTCCCTTGTAGCATTAACCGAAAAGTATGCTTATCTATCCGAGCAGCCATCGAAAACCAATGAGATGGACAAGTCATTAGAGAACACCCGTCATACGATAGCGATCATGAATGAAACGGTAAAAAAAGACTTGCAAATCATGCTAAATGATGACTTGAATACATTGGATTTTGAACTGGATGTGGCTAAGCAATCTATAAACAGATGGAAAAAACCTGACAGGAGGCCTTTAAAATGA
- a CDS encoding SDR family oxidoreductase — protein MKVLVIGANGQIGKHIVDQLQSSNDHTVKAMVRKIEQAETLKESGIEAVVTNLEGSVDGITEAAKGCDAVIFTAGSGGSTGADKTILIDLDGAVKSVEAAEQVGAKRFIMISAIQSNNRENWPEKIAHYSAAKHYADRMLEASNLNYTILRPGGLLNEPGTGKIAVADSLSRGDIPREDVARTAISALTEENTQKRAFDLISGETEIAEALKNV, from the coding sequence GTGAAAGTTCTTGTAATTGGTGCAAACGGACAAATTGGGAAACATATCGTCGATCAACTGCAAAGCAGTAATGATCATACAGTTAAAGCAATGGTACGCAAAATTGAACAGGCAGAGACCTTAAAAGAGTCTGGTATAGAAGCCGTTGTGACGAACCTGGAAGGCAGTGTGGACGGAATTACAGAAGCAGCCAAAGGTTGTGATGCGGTTATATTTACAGCTGGATCCGGGGGTAGTACGGGAGCGGATAAAACCATTTTAATCGATCTTGATGGTGCAGTTAAATCTGTGGAAGCCGCAGAGCAAGTTGGAGCGAAACGTTTTATCATGATTAGCGCGATCCAGTCCAATAACAGAGAAAATTGGCCGGAAAAGATTGCCCATTATTCGGCAGCCAAGCATTATGCAGATAGAATGCTAGAAGCAAGCAATTTAAACTATACGATCCTCCGACCGGGTGGCCTTTTAAACGAACCGGGCACTGGAAAAATTGCAGTAGCAGATAGCTTGAGCAGAGGTGACATTCCACGTGAGGACGTTGCACGAACAGCTATATCAGCCTTAACCGAGGAAAACACGCAAAAGCGCGCATTTGACCTCATTTCAGGCGAGACGGAGATTGCAGAAGCTTTGAAAAACGTATAA
- a CDS encoding MGMT family protein has product MKPFTENVITVLQQIPEGLVMTYGQVARAAGSPRAARQVVRILHSMSRKHDLPWHRVINVKGQIALKSEEGIMNQKSMLEDEGIEVSETGNVDLGTYQFHPDVILDEGDTP; this is encoded by the coding sequence ATGAAACCATTCACAGAGAACGTCATTACAGTACTCCAGCAAATCCCCGAAGGACTGGTGATGACATATGGGCAAGTGGCCCGTGCTGCGGGTAGCCCACGCGCGGCACGTCAGGTCGTTCGCATTCTACATTCCATGAGCCGAAAACATGACTTGCCATGGCATCGTGTCATTAACGTGAAGGGGCAGATTGCGTTGAAAAGTGAGGAAGGAATCATGAATCAGAAGTCGATGCTGGAGGATGAAGGCATAGAGGTTAGCGAGACAGGAAACGTGGATTTGGGTACGTACCAATTTCATCCGGATGTGATTTTAGATGAAGGAGATACTCCTTAA
- a CDS encoding acetyl-CoA hydrolase/transferase family protein, producing the protein MENKNNRIKDSRLHDRVVTAEEAASWIHDGMNLGLSGFTRAGDAKAVPTALVKRANNGEDFKVNMYTGASMGSDIDKLFAEAGIINKRLPFQADATMRKEINTGGHLFVDHHLSHTAELLRGDVLETVDYAILEAISIKEDGVIIPSTSIGNSLAFAENAKSIIVEINLAQSELLEGMHDLYSPGKQGNRAPIPLTRGHERIGQKGISVDWEKVQGIVFTNQLDSPSTITAPDEETKIMADHLLDFLRSEIDSGRLTKQLAPLQSGIGSVANAVLHGMVGSEFKDLEVYSEVLQDAVFDLIDAGKVKHASCCSITLSEDKMNQVFSNFEKYRDKLIMRPQEMSNHPEIIRRLGLISINTALEFDIYGNVNSTHVSGTKMMNGIGGSGDFARNARLAIFVTKSIAKGGDISSIVPFASHIDHTEHDVDIVVTEQGYADLRGLAPRERVPMIIENCAHPSYRGQLWDYYQEALERGGQTPHVLEKALSWHTNFAEKGTMRTLVEQK; encoded by the coding sequence ATGGAGAATAAAAATAATCGGATTAAAGATTCTCGCCTTCATGACCGGGTTGTTACAGCAGAGGAAGCAGCATCCTGGATTCATGATGGAATGAATTTGGGGTTGAGTGGTTTTACACGTGCAGGTGATGCGAAGGCAGTGCCAACAGCTCTTGTAAAGCGAGCGAATAATGGAGAAGATTTTAAAGTGAACATGTATACAGGGGCATCCATGGGATCTGATATTGATAAACTTTTTGCAGAAGCCGGTATCATCAATAAACGGTTGCCGTTCCAGGCGGATGCAACAATGAGAAAAGAAATAAATACAGGCGGGCATTTATTTGTGGATCACCATTTATCACATACCGCTGAATTACTGCGCGGAGATGTACTGGAGACTGTTGATTACGCGATTTTGGAAGCGATTTCGATTAAAGAGGATGGCGTGATTATTCCGTCAACATCCATTGGAAACTCGCTGGCATTTGCGGAAAATGCGAAATCCATTATTGTTGAAATTAATTTGGCACAATCGGAGTTACTGGAAGGGATGCATGACTTATACAGCCCTGGTAAGCAAGGAAATCGTGCGCCAATTCCATTAACAAGAGGGCATGAGCGAATTGGTCAAAAAGGAATTTCAGTTGACTGGGAGAAAGTACAGGGGATTGTTTTTACCAACCAGCTGGACTCACCGTCAACGATCACGGCACCAGATGAAGAAACGAAAATAATGGCTGATCATTTGCTGGACTTTTTGCGTAGTGAGATTGATTCCGGCAGATTAACTAAGCAGCTTGCACCATTACAATCAGGTATCGGATCTGTAGCTAACGCGGTGCTCCATGGCATGGTGGGGTCAGAGTTTAAGGACCTGGAGGTATATTCCGAGGTACTGCAGGATGCTGTGTTTGATTTAATCGATGCAGGAAAGGTAAAGCATGCTTCCTGCTGTTCGATCACGCTTTCAGAAGACAAAATGAATCAGGTATTCAGCAATTTTGAAAAATATCGTGACAAATTGATTATGCGTCCACAGGAAATGTCAAACCATCCGGAAATTATCCGCAGGCTTGGTTTGATTTCCATCAATACCGCATTGGAGTTTGATATTTACGGAAATGTGAATTCCACGCATGTGAGCGGGACAAAAATGATGAACGGCATTGGTGGTTCAGGAGACTTTGCCCGGAATGCGCGCTTGGCTATTTTCGTAACGAAATCGATTGCAAAAGGTGGGGACATTTCAAGTATCGTTCCATTTGCTTCTCATATCGACCATACGGAACATGATGTGGATATTGTAGTTACAGAGCAAGGTTATGCAGATTTACGGGGGCTTGCGCCAAGGGAGCGTGTGCCAATGATTATTGAAAATTGTGCGCATCCTTCCTATCGCGGTCAATTATGGGACTATTACCAAGAAGCACTCGAACGCGGAGGGCAGACACCACATGTGCTTGAAAAGGCACTATCCTGGCATACAAATTTTGCAGAAAAAGGAACGATGCGAACGCTAGTAGAACAGAAGTAG
- a CDS encoding LytTR family DNA-binding domain-containing protein → MEKLTIGALLDVIGELFSDEISIAVTNTIEYIYYRPSKRIDLKIRAGDPIKESTLAYKALSTEQKVSEFINRNVLGVPYHGMAVPFHYDGKLEGCVLAIYPAFTKGKSVVTVKSDDGWKPIPFDQVTYLEVKERKTNVIADDYWGVHNKTLQEFEYILPSELFIRCHRSFIVNVTHIDDIFPDTHSTFILKMNNGDQIPVSQSYSSYFRKLLDF, encoded by the coding sequence ATGGAGAAACTAACGATTGGAGCGCTCTTAGATGTTATTGGTGAGCTTTTTTCGGATGAGATATCGATTGCTGTGACCAATACGATTGAATATATTTATTACCGACCTAGCAAGCGAATTGACTTAAAGATTCGTGCAGGAGATCCAATAAAAGAAAGTACGCTTGCATATAAAGCATTATCGACCGAACAAAAGGTGTCAGAATTCATCAACCGCAATGTACTTGGTGTCCCTTATCATGGGATGGCTGTGCCGTTTCATTATGATGGGAAGCTGGAGGGCTGCGTTCTGGCGATATATCCTGCTTTTACGAAGGGAAAATCGGTTGTGACGGTAAAGTCAGATGACGGATGGAAGCCGATCCCCTTCGATCAGGTAACGTATTTAGAGGTAAAGGAACGGAAAACCAACGTAATTGCTGATGATTATTGGGGAGTACATAATAAAACGTTACAGGAATTTGAGTACATTTTGCCAAGCGAGTTGTTTATCCGCTGTCACCGCTCATTTATCGTCAATGTTACCCATATTGATGACATTTTTCCAGATACCCATTCCACCTTTATTTTAAAAATGAATAATGGAGACCAAATTCCCGTCAGTCAATCCTATTCAAGTTATTTTAGAAAACTATTGGACTTTTGA
- a CDS encoding winged helix-turn-helix domain-containing protein yields MKAFHVSRLAVRRFLLETQHLLSPGDDTGHRSVLESTSQMIRQLECVQLDPIASVERNQHLVLAARIPGYQSGMLNELLSQGQLFEYWANAACTIPMEDYLIFEATRSRFRTRSQAELDKLEPAVRDVLERLQVEGSLPSRAFRSTERVRGGWDNKIPKTKATSRALNLLLDIGKIRVVRREGSERFFDLTARTIPPELLEEAEMTDETTSSEALLEKYLRAYRVFDTGDARFGWQKLSAKERRAAITKRVDSGKVIPLEMEGVRRPYFILATDLDRLKEHERNVQAFSTDEAPIRFLPPLDNLLWRRERLVDLFDFTYKWEVYTPKVKRRYGYYAMPILAGDRLIGRLDPGLDRENNRLHIRLLQLEPEVKVTPHLRKNIGQALEAFAAFHHASDIMIERMEPEGAVPHRYITLA; encoded by the coding sequence ATGAAAGCCTTCCATGTAAGCCGACTTGCTGTTCGTCGCTTTTTACTGGAAACCCAACACCTTCTTTCTCCTGGTGATGATACCGGACATCGCTCTGTTTTGGAAAGCACGTCACAGATGATTCGGCAACTGGAATGTGTTCAACTTGATCCCATTGCCTCTGTGGAGCGTAATCAGCATCTTGTGCTGGCAGCGCGAATTCCTGGTTACCAGTCTGGAATGCTAAATGAGCTGTTATCTCAAGGGCAATTATTTGAGTATTGGGCGAATGCAGCTTGTACGATTCCAATGGAGGATTATCTGATATTTGAAGCAACGCGAAGTCGATTTCGAACGCGGTCACAAGCGGAACTGGATAAACTTGAACCTGCTGTGCGTGATGTGCTGGAAAGATTACAGGTGGAGGGTTCGCTTCCTTCCCGGGCCTTCCGTTCTACAGAGCGTGTTCGTGGTGGGTGGGATAACAAAATACCCAAAACCAAAGCAACGTCCCGTGCCTTAAATCTGCTTCTAGACATAGGGAAGATACGGGTCGTCAGAAGAGAGGGCAGCGAGCGGTTCTTTGATCTTACAGCACGTACCATACCACCGGAGTTGTTGGAAGAAGCTGAAATGACGGACGAAACTACATCCAGTGAAGCACTTTTAGAAAAATACCTGCGAGCATATCGTGTGTTTGATACCGGGGACGCTCGATTCGGTTGGCAAAAGTTAAGCGCTAAGGAACGTCGCGCGGCCATCACGAAACGTGTTGATTCAGGAAAGGTTATCCCATTGGAAATGGAGGGCGTTCGCCGGCCCTATTTCATATTGGCCACAGACCTTGATAGGTTAAAAGAACATGAACGAAATGTTCAAGCGTTTTCGACAGACGAGGCACCAATCCGATTTCTTCCACCACTGGATAACTTACTCTGGCGCCGGGAGCGATTAGTCGATCTTTTTGACTTCACCTACAAATGGGAGGTATACACACCAAAGGTCAAACGTCGCTATGGTTATTATGCCATGCCAATTCTAGCCGGTGACCGTTTGATTGGCCGGCTAGACCCTGGATTAGATAGAGAGAACAATCGACTGCATATTCGCTTGCTGCAGCTAGAACCTGAGGTTAAGGTAACGCCCCACCTTCGGAAAAACATAGGACAAGCACTGGAGGCTTTTGCAGCATTTCACCATGCAAGTGATATCATGATAGAACGGATGGAGCCAGAGGGGGCTGTCCCCCATCGCTATATCACTTTAGCGTAG
- a CDS encoding flavin monoamine oxidase family protein, translating to MHRHSVSSLTYPDDMLAIIRNGLNRSTSPKKIIIAGAGMSGLVAASLLKQAGHSVTILEGNNRLGGRVFTIRQPFTQGNYLDAGAMRIPDDHFLVAEYIRRFHLRTNRFINTSPHDLIFVNNVRTTLASYDQNPDIIEFPVKNWEKGKTATELFLLAVQPFIDLYSTSSPEQQDQLEKQYDRYSMQDFLRYNPIGPSLSVNAISEINVIFGIEGLTALSFVDILKIILPIFDTDAAFYEVTGGNDQIPLAFLPELYKDILYGEKVEKIIQNEADIRVITKNQFTQESHEFSGDFAITTIPFPVFQLIDVVPYHSISFKKRQAIRELKNVSAIKVGIEFKHRFWERFQMGNSVSDLPIRATYIPSHQIGSKGPGVLLASYSWGQNALLWNGLAKEDIIYYVLEDLAKIYGDQVYHEYLQGVVINWSQDPFSTGCFTMYAPGQETDFADSIPRPEGRLHFAGEHTSSFHGWIEGAIESGIRAAYEVNKRT from the coding sequence TTGCATAGACATTCCGTATCTTCACTCACGTATCCTGATGATATGCTCGCCATTATAAGAAACGGATTAAACAGAAGCACCTCGCCGAAAAAAATAATTATTGCAGGAGCTGGCATGTCTGGACTTGTGGCCGCATCCTTATTGAAACAAGCTGGACATAGCGTCACCATCCTGGAAGGAAACAACCGCTTAGGAGGAAGAGTCTTCACCATTAGACAGCCATTCACCCAGGGAAATTATTTAGATGCAGGGGCGATGCGAATACCCGACGACCATTTCCTCGTAGCTGAATATATTCGCCGCTTCCATCTCCGCACCAATCGTTTTATCAACACTTCGCCGCATGATTTAATCTTTGTTAATAACGTACGAACCACACTTGCATCTTATGATCAGAACCCAGATATAATAGAATTCCCGGTTAAGAACTGGGAAAAAGGAAAAACAGCGACAGAACTCTTTCTCTTAGCAGTACAACCCTTTATCGACCTCTACTCAACCAGCAGCCCTGAGCAACAAGATCAATTAGAAAAACAATATGATCGTTATTCCATGCAGGATTTTTTGCGTTATAACCCGATAGGTCCTTCCTTGTCAGTGAATGCAATCAGTGAGATCAATGTGATATTTGGAATTGAAGGGCTAACGGCGCTTTCTTTCGTTGATATTTTAAAAATTATTCTCCCTATTTTTGATACGGACGCTGCATTTTATGAAGTTACAGGTGGCAATGACCAAATTCCATTAGCCTTTCTGCCAGAGCTTTATAAAGACATTTTGTATGGCGAAAAGGTGGAAAAAATTATACAAAACGAGGCAGATATACGTGTTATAACAAAAAACCAGTTCACTCAGGAGTCGCATGAATTTTCAGGAGACTTTGCTATCACCACGATTCCCTTTCCTGTATTCCAATTGATCGATGTCGTTCCCTATCATTCTATTTCCTTTAAGAAACGGCAGGCGATCCGCGAGCTTAAAAATGTATCCGCGATAAAGGTCGGAATTGAATTCAAACACCGTTTCTGGGAGAGGTTTCAGATGGGCAATAGTGTGTCAGATTTACCCATAAGAGCTACCTACATCCCTAGTCATCAGATTGGCAGTAAAGGACCGGGTGTGCTTCTGGCAAGCTATAGCTGGGGGCAAAACGCGTTGTTGTGGAATGGATTGGCGAAAGAAGACATCATTTATTATGTACTGGAGGACTTGGCAAAAATTTATGGGGATCAAGTTTACCACGAATATTTGCAAGGTGTAGTAATTAATTGGAGCCAGGATCCCTTCTCCACTGGGTGCTTCACCATGTACGCCCCGGGACAGGAAACCGACTTTGCAGACTCTATTCCCCGTCCTGAAGGAAGGCTGCATTTCGCTGGAGAGCACACATCGTCCTTTCACGGATGGATTGAAGGAGCGATTGAATCCGGAATCCGCGCGGCTTATGAGGTAAACAAGAGGACATAG
- a CDS encoding DUF418 domain-containing protein, with protein sequence MRPNTIAPHERIHSLDIIRGLALFGILLANMVAFKTLTFTDIEVFLNGATLPESTLNAGVTLFTEFFIVGKFYPMFSLLFGLGFYIFYQRLEAQAFSPRAVFYRRLVFLLVLGLFHLFFIWSGDILHVYAITGFLLPFFFHRAGKTIVFWIVGLLLVTSLVTGAFIMLSGFGLQYSMDEGMMSAAEMKQETEAGSAIMRSGSLGEILSFRITNEALPVLMQVLFVVPSILPLFLIGLYMGKNQMFHDVEKNLKKWKVLCLVGLIVGIPLTFLGVAISYHGLGLPAYLTQGIYQGINMVSGPFLMLFYVSAVVLLLRNGKIQQLFMPFASVGRMALTNYLLQSLIAVGIFYGYGAGLFGQVSSSVAFLIALVIYILQVFVSHFYLKRFKQGPMESLWRNWTYAKGA encoded by the coding sequence ATGCGACCAAATACGATTGCACCGCATGAACGCATTCATTCGCTTGATATAATACGGGGGTTAGCCTTATTTGGCATTCTGTTGGCCAATATGGTTGCGTTTAAAACACTTACTTTTACGGATATAGAAGTTTTCCTTAATGGAGCCACGCTACCCGAGAGCACCTTAAATGCAGGTGTTACCTTATTCACAGAGTTTTTTATCGTGGGAAAGTTCTATCCCATGTTTTCATTGCTATTTGGTCTTGGTTTCTATATTTTCTACCAACGATTAGAAGCTCAAGCGTTTTCCCCTAGAGCGGTTTTCTATAGAAGATTAGTCTTTCTGCTCGTGCTCGGACTTTTTCATCTCTTTTTTATTTGGAGTGGCGATATTTTGCATGTGTATGCGATCACCGGTTTCTTATTACCATTCTTCTTTCATCGTGCTGGAAAAACGATTGTTTTTTGGATTGTCGGGCTATTGCTAGTCACCTCACTAGTGACAGGAGCCTTTATAATGCTTAGCGGCTTTGGCCTGCAATACAGCATGGATGAAGGGATGATGAGTGCAGCCGAAATGAAACAAGAGACGGAGGCTGGCTCGGCAATCATGCGTAGTGGTAGCCTGGGTGAAATCCTGTCGTTCCGGATTACAAACGAGGCTTTGCCAGTCCTCATGCAGGTTTTGTTTGTTGTCCCTTCCATTTTGCCGCTTTTTCTGATCGGTTTATATATGGGTAAGAATCAAATGTTTCATGACGTTGAAAAAAATTTAAAGAAATGGAAGGTTCTGTGCCTAGTCGGCCTCATCGTCGGCATTCCTTTGACATTTCTCGGAGTAGCTATTTCCTATCATGGGCTTGGCCTGCCTGCTTATCTGACGCAAGGAATCTATCAAGGTATCAACATGGTTTCGGGGCCATTTCTGATGCTGTTCTATGTATCGGCAGTAGTCCTACTTTTGCGCAATGGGAAAATACAACAACTGTTCATGCCCTTTGCTTCAGTAGGTCGGATGGCGCTGACCAATTATTTACTTCAGTCCCTCATCGCTGTTGGCATATTCTATGGCTATGGAGCAGGTCTTTTTGGCCAAGTATCTAGCAGCGTAGCTTTTCTCATCGCTCTCGTTATCTATATTCTTCAAGTCTTTGTAAGCCATTTTTATTTAAAGCGATTTAAACAAGGGCCGATGGAGAGCTTGTGGCGTAATTGGACGTATGCCAAGGGGGCGTAG